A genomic region of Colletotrichum destructivum chromosome 5, complete sequence contains the following coding sequences:
- a CDS encoding Putative major facilitator superfamily, MFS transporter superfamily — MADIDNKQPTELPRTETIVSSSDKRPASITSAAAPTDTQSPDDAPNKQQQHKTGADAALDLLAETGPLDGAVDPELNRRLKRRIDTHIMPLICAVYFLQYIDKTSISYASVTGIQQSTGLHGNQFNWVASIFFFGQLAFEFPTVRLLQMFPLAKYTSVNVTLWGVVLACLAACKNYAGLLVCRFLLGVFEAAVVPAWVLFTSQWYTKQEQAFRVGIWFSVCGAAQMFGGFFAYGVAVHVGRDPDAALRGWQVIFLFLGLLTAVVGIAFWFVMPDSPASAAFLSPREKSTHLARIRDNEQGIGSQQFKWAHVKEALLDTMTWLYAFWIFAANIPNSTATSFGNILVKGMGYTSEQSLLLVTPLGAYEIVALVGLTWLAMKTRQRLYWCIAGHIPAIVGAILMATTDRVPALIGYYTSGGIPIGWTTILGLQSSNVAGSTKKVTVACIGTIAYTVGNIISPQTFQPRDAPRYLPAKVSICIIYFLVTVDLFVMRWVLDRRNKKRDAEKAALGDAYKVEENHEFWDLTDLENKEFRYEL, encoded by the coding sequence ATGGCTGACATTGACAACAAACAGCCAACGGAGCTGCCTCGGACAGAGACCATCGTCTCTAGCTCGGACAAGCGCCCCGCGTCCATCACATCCGCCGCAGCTCCAACAGACACGCAGTCCCCCGACGATGCTCCcaacaagcagcagcagcacaaaacgggcgccgacgccgccctcgacctcctcgccgagacggggcccctggacggcgccgtcgacccggaGCTCAACCGCCGGCTCAAGCGGCGCATCGACACCCACATCATGCCGCTGATCTGCGCTGTCTACTTTTTGCAGTACATCGACAAGACGTCCATTTCGTACGCCAGCGTCACGGGCATCCAGCAGTCGACGGGCCTCCACGGCAACCAGTTCAACTGGGtggcctccatcttcttcttcggtcAGCTCGCCTTCGAGTTCCCCACCGTCCGCCTGCTCCAGATGTTCCCCCTGGCCAAGTACACCTCGGTCAACGTCACCCTCTGGGGCGTCgtgctggcctgcctcgccgcctGCAAGAACtacgccggcctcctcgtctgccGTTTCCTCCTGGGCGTtttcgaggccgccgtcgtgccgGCCTGGGTGCTCTTCACGTCCCAGTGGTACACCAAGCAGGAGCAGGCCTTCCGCGTCGGCATCTGGTTCTCCGTCTGCGGCGCCGCCCAGATGTTcggcggcttcttcgcctacggcgtcgccgtccacGTCGGCCGCGACCCGGACGCCGCCCTGCGCGGCTGGCAggtcatcttcctcttcctcggcctgctgacggccgtcgtcggcatcgccttcTGGTTCGTCATGCCGGACTCGCCCGCGTCGGCCGCCTTCCTCTCGCCGCGCGAGAAGTCGACGCACCTGGCGCGCATCCGCGACAACGAGCAAGGGATCGGCTCCCAGCAGTTCAAGTGGGCGCACGTCAAGGAGGCCCTGCTCGACACCATGACCTGGCTGTACGCCTTCTGGAtcttcgccgccaacatcCCCAACTCGACGGCCACCAGCTTCggcaacatcctcgtcaagggcatgggCTACACGAGCGAGCAgtcgctgctgctcgtcACGCCCCTCGGCGCCTACGAgatcgtcgccctcgtcggcctgaCCTGGCTGGCCATGAAGACGAGGCAGCGCCTGTACTGGTGCATCGCCGGCCACATCccggccatcgtcggcgccatcctgATGGCCACCACCGACAGGGTGCCCGCCCTGATCGGCTACTACACCTCGGGCGGCATCCCCATCGGGTGGACGACGATCCTGGGCCTCCAGAGCTCCAACGTCGCCGGCTCCACCAAGAAGGTCACCGTCGCCTGCATCGGCACCATCGCCTACACCGTCGGCAACATCATCTCGCCCCAGACCTTCCAGCCCCGGGACGCGCCGAGGTACCTGCCGGCCAAGGTCTCCATCTGCATCATCTACTTCCTGGTCACTGTGGACCTGTTCGTCATGCGCTGGGTGCTGGACAGGAGGAACAAGAAGCGtgacgccgagaaggccgcgcTGGGGGATGCGTACAAGGTGGAGGAGAACCACGAGTTTTGGGACCTGACGGATCTCGAGAACAAGGAGTTCCGGTATGAACTGTGA